Below is a genomic region from bacterium.
GCAGATCCAGCTTGTCATCCAACAATCCGCTGATAACTAAAACCAATCCGCCTAGCATTATTGCCCAAATAAATTTTTGCGGCACAATATTAAAATCAATATGGCCGGTGAGCCAAAAGATTCCGATAGAAATCGCGACCGCTAGATAAATTGCAGCGCCGCCTAGTTTAGCAACAGGCTTGGAATGAAGATTTCGCGGAGGGCGAGGTATGTCCATATAGCCAAATTTGGTTGCAAAGCTGCGCACTAACGGAGTGATGCCCATTGCCAGCGCAGCAGCTATGCCGAAAAATAACAAGTACCACATTACTTTGCGCCTTTCATTTCTTGCATATCTCTTCCTGTCACTTCGCCTTTGCGGGCCTTAGGCGTAACCCAAAATTCCAAATACCTGCCTAGCATCAGGCGAGTTTGCGCCTCAATTGCCGGCAAACTGCCAAATACCACCGACGTAATCGGCACTAGAAACCACTGCAAATACATCATTACGCTCTTGGTCCAGCCGTACTTCTTAGGGCGTGGCGGCAATAAGATTAAATTAATATACACGCTAAAAATCAAAAACCCTGTAGCAATCGTCATTAAAGTGCGGGTAGCCGTAGGCAGGTTATAAGCAATAACCGTCTGCTTAAACTCCGGACCGCCGATGATTAGTGGAAGCCAGCCTAAAGTAGTAATAAGCAGGCTCGCTGTCGCCCAGTTAAAGTTCCCCTCCACATACTGGAACAATTTCTTTGTCTTATCCCATAGTGGAGCCTTAAGCTTTAGCATGGCCGGAATGAGATGCGGGTAATATTCCACGTTATAAGCCCAGCGTTTCTTCTGCTTATACTGGTTCTTTAAGGTCTGCCAAAAAGTATCCGCCAAACACGTATCTAACGAAATCGGAATAAACAACGGCACCACTTCGTAATCGCCTTTGTAATGCATGTAGCATTGCCAAAAGATATAGCCGTCTTCATTGATAATGTCTTTCTTCCAGAAACCGACATCGATTAAAGTTTGCAGCGTCATGGAATGGGAAGAAAAAGTGCGGAGACGATCCGGACGAGAGCTTTCTGTAAATTGCCAAAACGAATTAGACACCGACACTACGCGAATAAATGCCGGGCTATCCCAAATGTTATTATTGTATACCGAAATCGGCTGATAGCTGCGTCGATATGGTTTTTCGTTGGTTAAAAATTCATACATCACGCGGGTAAAATATTGCGGATGCACGATAGTGTCGCTGTCGAAGTTGGAAACTAAAATTTCATCCTGCTTGATGCCCATTTTTTCGAACTCGGGCAGCAACGAAGAAACTGCATAGCTGGCATTAGCGCTCTTACCCTTGATCTCCCCTGGTAGACCGTCGGGGTGAACAGTAATAAACATTTTGGCAAATAAGGAACCAAACTCTTTTTCCACTGCCTTTGCTGTCTGCTGGGCCGCATCGCCGGCGCGCTCTTCGGAAGCAAGAACAATCATCATTCTATCTTTAGGATATTCAACTTCTGCCAAAGCTTCAAAAGTGGAACGAAGAACCATAATCCCTTCGTCTACAAAAGGCACCACAATTACATGGTAAAAATCCCTATACGGACGGTTAATAACACCGTTGGGCTTCATATTGCTCAAATATTTGATCTGTTTGCGGTAAAATTTGCGCTCCAGTGAGCGAGTAGTCTTAGGCAGGCGCTCTTTATATAGAGTGATTAACTTTTCCTTTTCGGGTAACAGTTCCACAAACTCCATCCAATTCAAGGTTACGTAAACTCTAAACCGACGGTAGCTGGCAATGAGGTGAACAGCAACATTACAGGCCTTGAGGACCCAGTATAAGTCAAAGCACACAATAAAAATCGCTGCCCAGACTGGTCGGTAAAAAGAAAGGAGGATTGCGCCAAAAAAGACAGTCCAAAAAGACAGTCCCGGGATAATTTCCCACAATCGGTCTACTCGCGTACGCTTTCTAAAAACAGGTGCACTCATAAATTAATTTACTTGGAACAACAGCACTGCAGCGAGCAGCAAGATAATATTTAATGATAAGGTTACCAGTGCAGCAAGCAAAGGAAGGATCTGCTGGCTGGATTTATTCAGCTTCACTAATGCAAAATTTACAACGCCAATCAAAAAACCCGCCAAAGGCAGCTGAAATAATTGATAGCGGCTGCCGATTTCGGTTACACCGACAATAATATTATAACGGAGAGCCGAAACTTCTGAAGAGCTAAAAACTTTGATAATTATTACAACCAATGATAAAATAAATACAATCACTGCCAAGACCCACATTAATGTTGCGACCTTGGCAAACTGGTTCTCGGCATGCATATTTTGACTGCTAGGATGGGTTAAATCACTCATAATCTGGAGTCATTATAACAAACTCTGCAGGTAGTAACCACCAGATATGACATCAAAACAAAAGTATCTTTTTTTCGCGGTAATCATTGTAGCAATATTTTTCCGCTTCTACCTGATCGGGCAAATGCCCGGCGGGCTTTTTCCTGATGAAGCTGCCAATGGCCTGGACATTAATATGATGGAAAATGGCCAGCTTCAGCCTTTCTACGAACGGGGCAATGGCCGTGAAGCATTATTCTTCTATATGCTATGGGGTAGTGTAGAAGTTTTCGACAAAGGCCCATGGCAACATCATATAATTTCTGCATTAGTCGGGGTACTGGCGACAATTTTTACATTCTATCTAACACGCCGCTTACTACTTCTTTCCGGGAATGACGATGATGACGAATTTACTCGCCGGACTAACGAAGAGCGCGCTACATGGATAGCTTTGCTTGCGGCCTTTATTATGGCAGCATCATCATGGCATGTTGTGCTGTCCCGCACGGCTTTCCGTGCCAACCTCATTCCCCTATTTACCACTTTAACTTTATTCTTCTTGGTTGCTACGTATCAGGCAAGGTCGCGCGCTAAGCGCTACTGGCTGGCGGCCGCAACCGGGGCTTCCTTAGCGCTAGGCTTTTACACCTATATTGCATATCGAATTTTCGTGCCAGTCGTG
It encodes:
- a CDS encoding glycosyltransferase family 2 protein is translated as MSAPVFRKRTRVDRLWEIIPGLSFWTVFFGAILLSFYRPVWAAIFIVCFDLYWVLKACNVAVHLIASYRRFRVYVTLNWMEFVELLPEKEKLITLYKERLPKTTRSLERKFYRKQIKYLSNMKPNGVINRPYRDFYHVIVVPFVDEGIMVLRSTFEALAEVEYPKDRMMIVLASEERAGDAAQQTAKAVEKEFGSLFAKMFITVHPDGLPGEIKGKSANASYAVSSLLPEFEKMGIKQDEILVSNFDSDTIVHPQYFTRVMYEFLTNEKPYRRSYQPISVYNNNIWDSPAFIRVVSVSNSFWQFTESSRPDRLRTFSSHSMTLQTLIDVGFWKKDIINEDGYIFWQCYMHYKGDYEVVPLFIPISLDTCLADTFWQTLKNQYKQKKRWAYNVEYYPHLIPAMLKLKAPLWDKTKKLFQYVEGNFNWATASLLITTLGWLPLIIGGPEFKQTVIAYNLPTATRTLMTIATGFLIFSVYINLILLPPRPKKYGWTKSVMMYLQWFLVPITSVVFGSLPAIEAQTRLMLGRYLEFWVTPKARKGEVTGRDMQEMKGAK